The sequence AAAAGGTTTATTGTAAACAAATGGTGGTGCTCTTATAATCATTTTCCCCTGCATTTGAATAAAACATATTGGAATGCTGtctccattgtctattattttAATCATACTTAGGCCTGTTTTGGTACTGATGTAATTCTGAAAAAagttggtataaaaaaaaattatgtttggtaaacattcagcttcagcttttttttcttcacagttttgagtgaaaaaaagccaaaactTGCATTATTTAATTAGTGCGGTGGTGTGAGTGTGAGTTGGGAAATCCTGCAAATCCAAGTCCTCCATTGCCATGAAAACTtgcattattgcccatcatagAAAAAAATTTGCCATCAGCTCCAATTGCATTTCCATTTCCATTTCTATCCACAAATATGTGATcgaattcaaaattttgtccTTTCACTGCCAATCATATttggttggtggtggtggtgcttgcTCTTCTGCGATCTCCGTTGGTGTGGATCATTTGTTGGTTGGAACTTGGAGACTAAAGAAAGTTGGGTTCCATATTACTAATTAGTTTTATTGAGGAAcccaactttcttttttttttttttatccaaaaaaaaaagaaagttgggTTCCTCAATAAAACTAATTAGTAATATGGAAAATAGTTCAACCAGGATCCCTCATTTCTCCGATGAAGGATGATACTCTCCACACGCCCCCTCAAGTGTGGCTGTTGGACTTCACATGAGGGACAACCTTCTCTAATACTAgaacttcaactttcttcatggtaccAGAATGGGTTTTCAGATCTGGCCCTAAGTTATTGGGTTCACTTACAAACATGATCGATGTAGCTCCACGTTTGGCCAACTCCAAAGCAATCCGACGTGAGGGGGCAATGTTGAATAAAGCAAAAGGTCCCACATCGTTCTTCTTACAAAATAAATCACAACTTTTATTAAATGGTTCTACTTTTAATTGTATGAAGGTCTTTTGCATAAAAACCTCACACCTATTGATTgcacaaataattaaatgatgacAATATTGATGCTATTAGCAGTGGACCGTAACCTGTCTCTCTCAAACTTTAATAGAGGCCAAGTCTCTGGATGTTTGCCAGCTTTCACCAGCGTTGTAATTGAAGTAGAAAACTGTTACATTTCCTATCATTGCGATCTTCTCTTCTTCTGCCTCTATGTTTACACTCTAAACACCTAAATTtacttcaaaattcaaaatgtgaGATGGGCATTCTGATAAGTACACAATTAATGTTTATAACTAAAAAAGAATCTGATAAAATGTTTATGCTCCAGATGTGAGTAAGACGAATTGGCTAAGACAACGTGATCGTTTATTTGCATTGAAGTTTGAATCCCACTTCCCATAACTTAAATTTATTCGGAATATCACCTTGTCACAAACCATGAAGTTAAAGATTCtaacaaatttgcacataccgtACTCCATCTGCTAGGGCTGACTAAAGGCTTCCTATGTGCGTTTTCCCTCAAGTAGTTACTAACAGAAACATCCTTTTCCTAAAAGCAAGGGACTAGTCTCAATGGTTAAGAGTATTTAACTCTGTATCTGAGATCTAATATTTGATTGTTTCCCAATCCCCAATATAGTAGTATGATGGTAGATTGCCTTGGTGGATATAACTTCTCTTCAAGACATTGTGTCTAAGGTTCAAACATTCCCCATTctcataatttaaataaattaatataaattatctTATCGTTtatgaaacaaacaaaaaaattattcttttCCACATTCTAAAGTCAGCTGAGATCTAATATGGGGGCTAGGGTTAGTTGGAAAACCATTATACACTTTAGAATCCCAAATGCCACCCAAACGAAGTGTTAGAAACCAACCAAGAAAACTGCTAGTTTGCAACAGTCATACAAACAAGGGAAAACACAAATACCAGTAAAATCTATaccgaaaaacaaaaacaaggggCAGGTGGCCCTAATCCCATCGGTGGCTAATCTAATATTTAATCCAAGAAGATACATCGtttaacgaaaaaaaaaaaaaaaactagggcATGTTCAAGATATATAGAACCTTGGATCTTCCGGAGGAGTTTTTTAGCTTTCTGCTCACATCCTTCACAGTTAATGTATATATCCATCCTCATAATACACTAGTTGATTAAAGTTCATAATTTGTCAAAATGGATGGGGTACATAAAAAAGTGAGTGCTGAGTCCATGACCATTTTGGTCTGTTCATATTCAGTCATTCACTTCGTAGGAAgaagtatttaaaaaaaaaatcaaaatcaaggaAGAAGTAAAACTCAAACCATTAGTCTTATTACATTGATCAAAACAAGGAGGAGAAAAGAATTATAAATTGCTAAGCCTACAACATCATGCAAAAAGATTACATTTTTGCCTTGGCAAAGTTACATGGTGAATGTATTAAGGTTTAAGTAATGCACGTAACGCAACTAATCTTCATTTTATGAACAAATTACAAGGTATACTTATAAAGACCTGATcatgaacaaataaaaaaccaaacgtaaaaattttaaataccGAAACATTCTAAcataaattacacaaaaattctaatttcccaacattttgattcaaaagtccGAAAAAAACAATACTTTAGAAAAATTTACCGTTGAATTCTTTTTTATCTACTAGAATGCTGATTATCAGTGCCACTGAAAGAATTATGAGGTAAAAAGCTTAAAGATGCATAAAGTGGTTGGCAAGTACCAGGCAAGTACTTGGTTTGTGCCatctcctaatttttttttttaaatctccaCGGTACgaagtaaatttaattaaaaacaaaaaaaaagttacaaaagGGTCTTTCTTCATCATGATGAGTGAACCCCCAGTGCATATAATAGTTGGATGCATCAAATTAAAACCCTTTTATTAAATAGTAGAATATTATGAAAAGAAGGCAATTATTCATCCCCACTTTCATCCTAATCGAGTGCATAAAACTTTACTGGGGCCAAAAGAGAGTGGAGAACATATAGACCACAGTTGAGTTGGCCTAAAGCATTTGGAAATCGGAGATTCCGGCCTCTCAGAAttcacaaaaaattaatttcagTACTGTGTGGTtatcaatttttaaaattaatgcaTGATTTTTGAGAATTATTAACTCTATTTTTTATTAGAAGTTTGTCATTTCCTCAGTTTTTAGTAGAAGTTTGTCATTTCCCGAATATATGGAATTTCACCTTCTGTTTTATCCACTTTAGGTCAAAGAAATTCCCCGATATACTGGcacagaaaagaaaacaagaaggaGATAAGTGGGCAAAAGAGAAAGTCAAATATGTAAACTTATTGGTTAGGTTTAGGATTCCAAGGACATGATTAGTGGTGCTTATTATGATGCCAGTTTGATTGGTAAAGCAGGATCATGACATTGACTCCCCTCCCCAACAGGAACTGAGATGCTTTATGGAACATTATGTTCAAAGCCAACGGATTTGAAGATTCAAATCACTGATCACTCGTTTAAATTTCTGCGGCCTCTATTAGCAAATTTCATTGGTTTACTCACGTAAGATCAAAGATTCAGATCTCTCTTTTAAACAATTCAAATCTTTAAATCCATTGACATCCGACACAGAAATCTGGAAAATATCTCGATTCCGCTAACAGAAGCTTCAGTTCTTTTGTACTAATCTTCGTTTAAAATAATGAAAAGGTTTATTGTAAACAAATGGTGGTGCTCTTATAATCATTCTCCCTTGCATTTGAATAAAACATATTGGAATGCTGtctccattgtctattattttAATCATACTTAGCGGCGGGCGGCGTGCAACGAAGATAAGCGAAACACCATGATATGAATAATGCTAGGGAAACTTGATTTGGAggctaaattttgaaaactaaaagatATAGAAGTTGACGATTGTTTTATTAGTTAAACGTTGATGGATATGCTTATTTTTATTGGtgtcacatcatttagtttgcaattttagtctccaaatttagtctccctagtatTACTCTCATGATATATATCTCTGTTTAACCCCACGCATGTTTCTTCCACACATTCTCTTCTCTTCTTATTTGTCAAGATTTTAGACTGATGGGCTAGTGGCCAACTCCTAACTATAATAATATTGCGTCCTAACTTGCACCCATATCACCTGCACAATACGATATGTATGAGAGTTTAGAAATCGAACTCTTTAAATTTGCTATCATGTGACCTAGTTCAATAATATTATGTCATGGAGAAAAAAATTTACATATGACATAATATTTTTAGACCAGGATATCACAACAGCAGTGAACCCATATTATATAAATCATTCTCAAAAGAGGGTCACGGGAATTAATATCCAAAATTTTATAGCGATAAAATGATTATAACAACCACCTTACCATAGTATAACAACAATGATGTCACTCCATTCGTCTAAAAGCCTAAACTTAGGGATATGTCGTTGAAAAATGGACACTGTGAGGCGCATTAATTATTAAGCCAAGCAaacactttttgttgttttgattaaaggataccaaaattttaaacgaAATTCGCAAATCACATGAtttattgataataaaaaataaacacgttaatcaacatttaaataataatttaaatattaacaacaacatcatttgatttgtaaatttgatttgaaaatttttgtcTTCCTAGTATTATCCTTTGATTAAAGCTTCTTATTTGATTAGACACGAAGAATTTTGTTTAGTTTAAGATATTGCTTTGTATTGTTCCTGTGTGCGTCTGTATATAATTGAAAACATCATTGTAACATTATTAGAAAGTTACCAAATTTGAGACAAGTAGGTGACTTACTATTGTTGAAAGAAGATGGATAGATAACTCATTTTTTATCTAGTGATATGTCTCTGTTCAACATTAGTAGATttttcaagttcaaattcctTGAGAGGATATATAAATGTCAAGTTAATTTGTGTTCTTATGAGTGGGAGAATgagttaagcctcacaataaaCCAGTAATAATAACGTTCAAATTTGTCTTCGGGAGAATCAAatttaagacctcttacttataagtgaagaagaataccactaaatcgtagtactaagttgTTATATGTGTATATAGTTTCAATATGAAGAAATAAAGTATGAGATGAAACAATCATTAGAGACAAAATATTTAACTTTCTTGACACATACCACGTAGCTAGTTTCTTGCATGCTACTTTCTTTACCTGGTTTATAATCTTCTATGTTTCAAGTGGCATATGATTTGAGTACATGGATTTTTATGCTTTTGACTTTGCCTCGTCATACGTTTTTGTCACTCTAACATGTTTCACATAACTAATTCCAAACAAGTAGGGTTAATTACTTCAATTATCTCATTGTTCATTGTCCTATCATATTATCTCATTGTTCATTGTCCTATCATATTACTTTGAACCATTACACTGAGTCTCATTCTCGTAGATTCTATGATTTAAGAAAATTATAGTCACCCACTGTTCGGATCAAAGGCAGAGaaaaaaatacaacaacaaaaattaatGACCACCTACTGTTAAATTAAAATCGAACAGCCAGTGATATAATTTTCTTGGACCATAGAGTCTACGAGAACGAGAGTGCCATCAAATCAAACTAGCGTTCTTTGGCACATGTTATAGCATAAGCAATGCGAAAGTGCATATGATTTTAAGTATATTTACGTACACCatcaatttttaaaaccattcatcatcattttttttaaccatCTTGTCCGTGCCCTACGTACATAAGGCAAATGTGTTTTGATTATTTTCACATCATGATGGGTGACTAAATCTATCTAAATTTTAAGGATGGAGTTTCAAACTTGAGTGTAAAGGTAAATTCACATTATTTTAGTTAACTTGATTAAATTCAGATCTGCGTGTTTATTGGTTGTTATAGCTAGCCGGTCCCATAAGATTAAAACAAATGCAAATCAAATCAAAGCATAGTGCATGATTAATGAACTAACTCATCTCAATTACACACCTCCCTTAAGGAACAGGGATTCTCTAACCATCAAGCAGTACGTTGCCTAATTAAAAAGAACAACTTCAGCTTTCATGCAGGAAATAACTGTTACTGCTACATTATGGAACAAGCATTGACATTATCATCACTGAAGAGGGTGACCATGTTCTCCTCAGGTGCATTTATAGACGCCGGAAAAGCTTGAACCACATTCCGGACATAGCCTTTTGGCGCCCGCCAGTCGTAAACTCCAGAGGCGTAGGGATAGCGTACTAGATGTTGATCAATGTAGGGCCAAAACTCAGCTCTCTTCTTGCCTGTGCTTTTTACTCGCTTCAACACCTTGTTCGGTTCTACATACCCGCTCACTGTCACCCGGCTTTGTTTCCGGTTCACCTCCACAGTTTTTACACCTAATTTAGACACCGGTATACACAGCAAAAAACAGTTACTCATTGATCATGTATTAGTCATGACTAAACAAGTATACAATATATACTTCCgtgaataataaaagaaaaagttttttttaatatgttggTTTACATATTCTAAGAGTGGTACGCAAGTCAATAAAAACATAGCACTTCTTCTCCACCTTCCTTTAAAATCCATGTCTTTATGAAAAGAAGGAACTATGCTGTTATGCATGAGACCAACCTGCTGtgtgttttcttgttttctcttacTATTAATTTCTTTCAGTTAATTAACATGCTCAGTTTCACCATTATTTTAGAGGCTATCAGCCATCGATTTATATATAAGAACCGATGTAATGAAGTTTCAAATATGGAGTATGGTTAGAGTAGAAAACTTTTAGAGTTGGAATATTATTATGAAGTTATATCATTTAAAATCACATTTTAGAGTTAAGAGTATGGTACGAGATACTCTTAGAGCGTTAAACCTaaaagatggttttttttttctttaaaatgttGTTGTATCCAGTTCTTGTGGTTGGTTTTCTGAATATGCCAGAGAACTGCAACTGCAACTGTAGAACCAaagcttgagagagagagagagagagagagagagagagagagagagagagagagagagagaggaaaataCCTTTCATAGAGGTAACAGCATGCTTGACTCTTCTTTCACAGCCATCACAGTCCATTTTGACTTTGATCTCAACTGTCTGAGATAATTCAAAAACAAGAGAAAACCATCTTAATTAACTACTTTTAGTTAAGAGTTAatccaaacaaacaaactaGTTTATAATTAACCCACAATAAACGCAGATTAAGTAGTCTAATTAAGCCTCTAAAAGTAGTGATCAGGGGTTAATTGGTTGGTGATGAAGATAATTATCAATGATGAGTACTGACTGAGTAGTACCTGCATTGCTTTACGCTTGCTTCTTGTGCTGGTGACTGTGCAAAAGTTTGAAAGATAATCAAGAGCACCCATTTTAATTGCTTCTCCTTAATTAGTacgagagcgagagagagagagagagatgattgATAAGGTGAGAGTTGGTATCTATATACTACTTTGTTGGGGTGTAACGTATGAAACATTTCTGCTTAAAAGTGCTTTGGCCGAAAGCACTTTTTGTTAGATATGAACATCAACATTTTTAATAAAACCGAATGGATCACTTTGGAAGTGCGCGTGGAGCCGCTTCTTGATAGACTAGTTAGTAGTTATATATTGAGGGAGTACTAATTTTTATAACTCAGGTAACACTTTGTTAGACTGAAAGTACTTATCGTattctaaaataaaaaacttttgtttttcttttttgatcaGGTGAGAGGGATTCCAACTTTAAACATCTTTCAATATTATGAATAAAAATACTCCTGAACCAATTATTTGTTCGTTAGTTTCCAAACGCTCTAGAGCTTCATTTTAGAATTGAGGAGCCTAACCTAAGGAGATGAGCAGGAAAAAGCAGTATCTAGCGAATATAAAGTCAAATTGTATAACATAGAGTGAAATGAAATGCCAAAAAGCATAACATGCTAAAAGTTATAAGAGGTCAACAATGCTTTTGGATGTAGATATGAGTTTAGTCAAGTTAACTAGAAGAAgataaaaactacaacaacaacaaagtcttttcccactaagtggggtcggctgtatgaatcctagaatgtcAATGCGCTCGGTTTTATGTcacgtcttccgttagatctaagtactctaagtcttttcttagagtctcttccaaagtccttctaggtcttcatctacccctttggccctgaacctctgtcccgtaatcGAATATTCTAActagagcgtcagtaggccttcgtttcacatgtcaaaaccaccgtaaccgaatTTCTCTTATCATTCCTTCGATtgtggctactcctactttacctcggatatcc is a genomic window of Malus domestica chromosome 09, GDT2T_hap1 containing:
- the LOC103444167 gene encoding heavy metal-associated isoprenylated plant protein 21, which gives rise to MGALDYLSNFCTVTSTRSKRKAMQTVEIKVKMDCDGCERRVKHAVTSMKGVKTVEVNRKQSRVTVSGYVEPNKVLKRVKSTGKKRAEFWPYIDQHLVRYPYASGVYDWRAPKGYVRNVVQAFPASINAPEENMVTLFSDDNVNACSIM